In Anopheles gambiae chromosome 2, idAnoGambNW_F1_1, whole genome shotgun sequence, a single window of DNA contains:
- the LOC1276835 gene encoding odorant receptor 4 codes for MVRLSFEETLRNTNLMLLMMGIPPCEEPYPPGVLPSLKRNAGFIASFLLLAYTTIGELIYLKQMFERDVTFLEVTFQAPCIGYCTIGVLKMVILARGRNTIAELVGLFRAKWTSAIVTGEHWAVCEDTMRPAIRVTSVTALANVVMGIAFTILPIAEMIYTHHYTGRWNRQLAFNIWWPFDVLGGVKYYWFVYPLYVVIGFTGIIIHMAFDCLFCILAAHLCMQFRILAHNFGHVVEVANGAGEGDSGSTSRLQDAIRIHQELIGCSVFMQNVFGNALFINFLGSSIIICIQAFMITVTCSVVVTHLESSGVCFIKEAPTTKAPPKCCTFRPFHFLQYPVSFPTPQTVSGYMLVKFVLFMLCFLIELLMLCAYGEDIVESSLAVIDAAYGCEWYREGSVAFHRSVLQIIHRSQQPVILTAWKIWPIQMSTFSQILQASWSYFTLLKTVYGNK; via the exons ATGGTACGTCTCAGCTTTGAAGAAACGCTTCGAAACACCAACCTGATGCTACTGATGATGGGCATTCCACCGTGCGAGGAGCCGTACCCGCCGGGCGTACTGCCGTCGCTCAAACGCAATGCGGGCTTTATCGCGTCCTTCCTGCTGCTCGCCTACACCACGATCGGTGAGCTGATCTATCTGAAGCAGATGTTCGAGCGGGACGTTACCTTCCTGGAGGTAACCTTTCAAGCGCCCTGCATCGGGTACTGCACAATCGGTGTGCTGAAGATGGTCATACTGGCCCGGGGAAGGAACACGATCGCCGAGCTGGTCGGTTTGTTTCGCGCAAAGTGGACGTCGGCG ATTGTAACCGGTGAGCATTGGGCGGTGTGCGAGGACACAATGCGGCCCGCCATTCGGGTCACCTCGGTAACGGCGCTCGCGAACGTCGTGATGGGGATAGCGTTCACCATCCTGCCGATCGCGGAGATGATCTACACCCATCACTACACGGGCCGGTGGAACCGTCAGCTGGCCTTCAACATCTGGTGGCCGTTCGATGTGCTGGGTGGCGTAAAGTACTACTGGTTCGTCTATCCACTGTACGTCGTGATTGGGTTCACGGGCATCATCATCCATATGGCGTTCGACTGTTTGTTCTGCATACTGGCGGCCCATCTCTGTATGCAGTTTCGCATCCTGGCGCACAACTTTGGCCATGTGGTAGAGGTTGCCAATGGTGCTGGTGAAGGTGACAGTGGCAGTACGAGTCGGCTACAGGATGCGATCAGAATCCATCAGGAGTTGATTGG CTGCAGCGTGTTCATGCAGAACGTGTTTGGCAATGCGCTGTTTATTAACTTCCTCGGCAGCTCCATCATAATCTGCATCCAGGCGTTTATGATAACGGTAACATGTAGTGTTGTAGTGACGCacctggagtcgtctggagtctgCTTTATCAAAGAGGCGCCCACCACCAAAGCACCCCCAAAATGTTGTACGT TCAGACCTTTTCATTTCCTGCAATATCCTGTTTCTTTCCCGACCCCACAGACGGTTAGCGGATATATGCTGGTAAAGTTTGTCCTCTTCATGCTGTGCTTTCTGATCgagctgctgatgctgtgtGCGTACGGTGAGGATATTGTGGAATCG AGCCTTGCGGTGATTGATGCCGCTTACGGTTGCGAATGGTACCGGGAAGGGTCGGTGGCGTTCCATCGATCCGTGCTGCAAATTATACACCGCAGCCAGCAGCCCGTCATACTGACGGCGTGGAAAATCTGGCCAATCCAAATGAGTACTTTCAGTCAG ATCCTGCAAGCTTCCTGGTCCTACTTTACCCTCCTGAAGACCGTCTACGGGAATAAGTGa